In Morganella morganii, the following are encoded in one genomic region:
- a CDS encoding methyl-accepting chemotaxis protein, whose product MFGKRIRISVSLYLLLIFFCGMQIVSSGLSLGIVSSELSSLERVDLGSKKRALLVSSYEDLMQARNLLTQVVVHIKVGSEESDIRQVKAAFDLLLDKAAEDYSNFKSQPVLSEKEDFAGIEEQYQSYLGVIKELRGYIDNANIPAYVEHPTQMYQDRMGAVVNDYLALLDEESRSAIESGTFYNRLAWIMFFAVTATILLISGLAHFWMRYKVINPLTSMSEHFMQVAQGKLNQKIEVTTRDEIGVVFGQLKLMQESLAESVSNVRLNTDQMYTGIREIALGNNNLSSRTEQQAASLEETAASMEELTATVKQNADNARQASELAVTASKTASRGGQITDSVIETMTSIANSSQKISAIISVIDGIAFQTNILALNAAVEAARAGEQGRGFSVVAGEVRALAQRSADAAKEIKSLIDESVDRVGQGTQLVDSAGKTMEELVTAVNQVTELMSEIASASNEQSRGIEQVATAVSQMDLVTQQNAALVEQSTGATAALEDQANNLVDTVAFFELPDNRGTQSGFAG is encoded by the coding sequence ATGTTTGGTAAGAGAATACGGATTTCTGTCAGTTTATATCTGTTGCTTATTTTCTTTTGCGGCATGCAGATAGTGTCCAGCGGATTATCGCTGGGGATTGTTTCATCTGAATTATCGTCACTGGAACGGGTCGATCTCGGCTCAAAAAAACGGGCATTACTGGTGTCTTCTTATGAAGATCTGATGCAGGCCCGTAACCTGCTTACCCAGGTTGTTGTTCATATTAAAGTCGGCTCTGAAGAGAGCGATATCCGCCAGGTCAAAGCAGCATTTGATTTGCTGCTGGATAAAGCGGCGGAAGATTACAGCAATTTCAAATCCCAGCCGGTTCTCAGTGAAAAAGAGGATTTTGCCGGTATTGAAGAACAGTATCAGTCTTACCTTGGTGTGATTAAAGAACTGCGCGGTTACATTGATAATGCCAATATCCCTGCCTATGTGGAACACCCGACCCAGATGTATCAGGACAGAATGGGTGCGGTGGTGAATGATTATCTGGCGCTGCTGGATGAAGAGAGCCGCAGTGCGATTGAGTCCGGTACGTTCTATAACCGGCTGGCGTGGATCATGTTCTTCGCAGTGACCGCCACCATTCTGCTGATTTCCGGTCTGGCCCATTTCTGGATGCGTTACAAAGTGATTAATCCGCTCACCAGCATGAGCGAGCACTTTATGCAGGTCGCACAGGGCAAACTGAACCAGAAGATAGAAGTGACCACCCGTGATGAAATCGGTGTGGTATTCGGTCAGCTTAAGCTGATGCAGGAATCGCTGGCAGAATCTGTCTCAAACGTTCGCCTGAATACAGACCAGATGTATACCGGAATTCGCGAGATTGCCCTGGGCAATAATAATTTATCATCACGGACAGAGCAGCAGGCTGCCTCCCTGGAGGAAACCGCTGCCAGTATGGAAGAGCTGACCGCAACGGTGAAACAGAACGCCGATAATGCCCGTCAGGCCAGTGAACTTGCGGTGACGGCATCGAAAACCGCCAGCCGTGGTGGTCAGATCACGGACAGCGTGATTGAAACCATGACCTCGATTGCCAACAGTTCGCAGAAAATCAGCGCCATTATCAGCGTGATCGACGGTATTGCTTTCCAGACCAATATCCTGGCACTGAACGCTGCCGTGGAAGCCGCCCGTGCCGGTGAGCAGGGACGCGGATTCTCCGTGGTCGCCGGTGAGGTGCGTGCGCTGGCACAGCGCAGTGCGGATGCCGCGAAAGAGATTAAATCCCTGATTGATGAGTCAGTTGACCGCGTCGGTCAGGGAACGCAACTGGTGGACAGCGCCGGTAAAACAATGGAAGAACTGGTCACTGCGGTGAACCAGGTGACGGAACTGATGAGCGAAATCGCGTCTGCCTCCAACGAGCAGAGCCGTGGTATCGAGCAGGTGGCAACCGCCGTCAGCCAGATGGATCTGGTGACCCAGCAGAACGCCGCACTGGTTGAGCAGTCAACAGGTGCAACAGCCGCACTGGAAGATCAGGCGAATAACCTGGTCGACACGGTCGCTTTCTTTGAGCTGCCGGATAACAGGGGCACTCAGTCCGGCTTTGCCGGCTGA
- a CDS encoding methyl-accepting chemotaxis protein: MYSRIKIVSGLLSVILIFVLLQLASSGLMFSKLGENRDSIHFLDSLQSQRQVLTQSWVNLIQARANLNRAANGFLLREHTFKDDATPDELIKQATRQLADADAAYARYMKMMEGTSYDKAKFEKLLSTYETYRNALTRLMSYVREDQLEQFYTYATSGYQMKFEEQFNSYFDSISAAFRGEVQNAEDNFSESLYMLIALAIILALISLISYRYVQRGIIHPLNGLVDRIKIFAAGDLTPTVAVNGKNEIADLGRGVQHMQQELINTVRGVRDGSENIYQGTSEIAAGNNDLSARTQEQVACLEQTAASMEELTATVKQNTEYAHQASEFAGQASDIAREGGKVVSNVVNTMLNIADSSQKISDITAVIDSIAFQTNILALNAAVEAARAGEHGRGFAVVADEVRNLAQRSADAAKEIKILIEDSVSRTGTGARQAEDAGETMTKIVESVTRVTDIMAHIATASDEQSKGISQVSIAVAEMDKVTQQNASLVEQSAVAANVLEEQVAKLSQLIAIFRLPALKHRDDKHTEPAARTISNVVKTPDLSKISSKNHQDDDNWETF; the protein is encoded by the coding sequence ATGTATAGCAGAATTAAAATTGTATCAGGGCTTTTATCCGTTATTCTTATATTTGTACTGTTGCAGCTGGCATCCAGCGGGCTGATGTTCAGCAAACTGGGTGAAAACCGCGACAGTATTCACTTTTTGGATTCACTCCAGAGTCAGAGACAGGTTCTGACCCAGAGCTGGGTTAATCTGATCCAGGCCCGTGCCAATTTAAACCGGGCGGCAAACGGCTTTTTGCTCAGAGAGCACACCTTTAAAGACGATGCCACCCCGGATGAGCTGATCAAACAGGCCACCCGTCAGTTAGCGGATGCAGACGCTGCGTATGCCCGCTACATGAAAATGATGGAAGGCACCAGTTACGACAAGGCGAAGTTTGAAAAGCTGCTCTCCACCTATGAAACCTACCGTAATGCATTGACCCGGCTGATGTCCTATGTCCGGGAAGATCAGCTGGAACAGTTCTACACCTATGCCACATCCGGTTATCAGATGAAGTTCGAAGAGCAGTTTAATTCGTATTTCGACAGTATTTCTGCGGCGTTCCGGGGTGAAGTACAGAATGCGGAAGATAACTTCAGTGAATCCCTGTATATGCTGATTGCCCTGGCTATTATCCTTGCGCTGATCAGTCTTATCAGTTACCGCTATGTACAGCGCGGCATTATTCACCCTCTCAATGGCCTGGTAGACCGCATCAAAATCTTTGCTGCCGGTGACCTGACCCCGACAGTCGCGGTGAACGGTAAAAATGAAATCGCTGATCTGGGTCGCGGTGTGCAGCACATGCAGCAGGAGCTGATTAATACGGTGCGCGGTGTGCGCGACGGCAGCGAAAACATCTATCAGGGTACCAGCGAAATCGCCGCCGGTAACAATGATCTGTCTGCCCGTACCCAGGAGCAGGTTGCCTGTCTGGAACAGACCGCTGCCAGCATGGAAGAGCTGACCGCGACAGTGAAACAGAACACTGAATACGCTCATCAGGCCAGTGAATTTGCCGGTCAGGCCTCTGACATCGCCCGTGAAGGCGGCAAAGTGGTGTCCAACGTGGTGAATACCATGCTGAATATCGCTGACAGTTCACAGAAAATTTCCGATATCACTGCCGTTATTGACAGCATTGCGTTCCAGACCAATATCCTGGCCCTGAACGCGGCAGTTGAAGCAGCCCGTGCCGGTGAACACGGCCGTGGTTTCGCGGTGGTGGCGGATGAAGTCCGTAACCTGGCGCAGCGCAGCGCGGATGCGGCAAAAGAGATCAAAATCCTCATCGAAGACTCGGTATCCCGTACCGGAACCGGTGCCCGTCAGGCAGAAGATGCCGGCGAAACCATGACCAAAATCGTGGAATCCGTTACCCGTGTCACCGACATCATGGCGCACATTGCCACGGCATCCGATGAGCAGAGCAAAGGTATTTCACAGGTCAGTATTGCAGTTGCTGAAATGGACAAAGTGACGCAGCAGAACGCCTCACTGGTTGAGCAGTCTGCGGTGGCGGCAAATGTGCTGGAAGAACAGGTGGCGAAACTGTCACAGCTGATAGCCATTTTCCGCTTGCCGGCCTTGAAGCACAGGGACGATAAACACACAGAACCGGCGGCAAGAACGATTTCTAATGTCGTGAAAACCCCGGATCTCAGCAAAATATCATCGAAGAATCATCAAGATGATGACAATTGGGAAACTTTTTAA
- the cheW gene encoding chemotaxis protein CheW, which translates to MSMMDEDLNKLDEEKNGEGYLIFTLGEEEYGIEILKVQEIRGYEQVTRIANTPDFIKGVTNLRGVIIPIIDLRVKFSHQNVTYNDNTVVIVVNLKDRVVGIVVDGVSDVLVLKDEQIAPAPDFAVTLSTKYLTGLGTIGDRMLILVDIEKLLSSEEMALIDSMAE; encoded by the coding sequence ATGTCGATGATGGATGAAGATTTAAACAAACTCGATGAAGAGAAAAACGGCGAAGGGTACCTGATTTTTACCCTGGGCGAAGAAGAGTACGGCATTGAGATCCTGAAAGTACAGGAAATCCGTGGTTATGAGCAGGTTACCCGTATTGCGAATACCCCGGATTTTATCAAGGGTGTCACTAACTTACGCGGTGTGATTATCCCGATTATCGATCTGCGTGTGAAGTTCTCCCATCAGAACGTCACTTACAACGACAACACCGTAGTGATTGTGGTCAATCTGAAAGATCGCGTGGTGGGGATTGTGGTGGACGGCGTGTCTGACGTGCTGGTGCTCAAAGATGAGCAGATTGCCCCGGCGCCGGATTTTGCGGTCACCTTATCAACCAAATATCTGACCGGCCTGGGCACCATCGGTGACCGGATGCTGATCCTGGTGGATATCGAAAAGCTGCTTTCCAGCGAGGAAATGGCACTCATCGACAGCATGGCTGAATGA
- the cheA gene encoding chemotaxis protein CheA, which translates to MDITEFYQTFFDEADELLRDMEQHLLELDPRDPDSEQLNAIFRSAHSIKGGAATFGFTLLQKTTHTLENLLDKARHDELTLTPDIIDVFLDTKDVMGSQLDAYKSDTLPDEESFNRICEVLGHVEQSVADAAVVTETAAPEPVSETAEITAGSEESSTVPETGFSHHFTFTLSKLKESEVALLADELSLFGTVYKTEQGTDTLKVWLGTNTAIDDISGVLCFVVDDSQIAYEETPAAELTAMLAADNIPAEAEEETVSAPVAVPAPAAASSSAPAARKAPAAAAKNKGDSGSIRVAVEKVDQLINLVGELVIIQSMLTQHSQQVDQAEYAELLSSIVQLERNSRALQESVMSIRMMPMDYVFSRFPRMVRDIASKLNKKIELKVEGSSTELDKSLIERIIDPLTHLVRNSLDHGIEKPDVRAANGKPEAGTLTLAAEHQSGNICIEVRDDGAGLNRERILAKARQQGMDVHDNMTNDEIAMLIMAPGFSTAEVITDVSGRGVGMDVVKRNIQDMGGRIQIGFTEGRGTVTRILLPLTLAILDGMSVKVADDVFIVPLSAIISTLQPRQEDIYRLAGEEKMLLVRGEYLPLVEMHQVFGIEEAERDLAKSIALIVQNAGNRYALLVDRLIGQQQVVVKNVESNYRKIPGISAATIMGDGSVALIIDVAELQRMNNEILCKKKMNTSHVVMQ; encoded by the coding sequence ATGGATATAACCGAGTTTTATCAAACGTTCTTCGATGAAGCCGACGAGCTGCTCCGGGATATGGAACAGCACCTGCTGGAGCTTGATCCCCGGGATCCGGACAGTGAACAGCTCAATGCTATCTTCCGCAGCGCGCACTCCATTAAAGGTGGTGCGGCAACATTCGGATTCACGCTGTTGCAGAAAACCACACACACCCTGGAAAACCTGCTTGATAAAGCCCGCCATGATGAGCTGACGCTGACGCCGGATATCATTGATGTCTTCCTTGATACCAAAGATGTGATGGGCTCGCAGCTGGATGCCTATAAGAGCGACACACTGCCGGATGAAGAAAGCTTTAACCGCATCTGTGAAGTACTGGGGCATGTGGAGCAGAGTGTGGCGGACGCCGCTGTTGTCACGGAAACCGCCGCGCCGGAACCGGTCAGTGAAACCGCAGAAATTACTGCCGGCTCAGAAGAGAGCAGCACAGTACCGGAAACCGGTTTTTCACATCATTTCACGTTCACGCTCAGTAAGTTAAAGGAGAGCGAAGTCGCTCTGCTGGCCGATGAGCTGTCGCTGTTCGGCACGGTATACAAAACTGAACAGGGTACCGATACCCTGAAAGTCTGGCTGGGCACCAATACCGCGATTGATGACATCAGCGGCGTGCTCTGCTTTGTGGTGGATGATTCTCAGATCGCGTATGAGGAAACACCGGCAGCGGAATTAACCGCCATGCTGGCCGCAGACAATATTCCGGCAGAGGCGGAAGAAGAAACCGTCAGCGCACCGGTTGCTGTACCGGCACCGGCAGCAGCATCGTCATCTGCTCCGGCGGCGCGCAAAGCACCGGCTGCGGCGGCAAAAAATAAAGGTGACAGCGGCAGCATCCGTGTGGCGGTGGAAAAGGTGGATCAACTGATCAACCTGGTCGGTGAGCTGGTGATTATCCAGTCAATGCTGACTCAGCACAGCCAGCAGGTGGATCAGGCCGAATATGCGGAACTGCTCAGTTCGATTGTTCAGCTGGAACGCAACTCGCGGGCTCTGCAGGAATCTGTCATGTCTATCCGCATGATGCCGATGGATTATGTCTTCAGCCGCTTCCCGCGCATGGTGCGCGATATCGCCTCAAAACTGAATAAGAAAATTGAGCTGAAAGTGGAGGGCAGCTCCACCGAACTCGATAAGAGCCTGATCGAGCGGATTATCGATCCGCTGACTCACCTGGTGCGCAACAGCCTTGACCACGGTATTGAGAAACCGGATGTCCGCGCGGCAAACGGCAAACCGGAAGCCGGGACTCTGACCCTGGCGGCGGAACATCAGAGCGGCAATATCTGCATTGAAGTGCGGGATGACGGTGCCGGTCTGAACCGGGAGCGGATCCTGGCCAAGGCCCGTCAGCAGGGCATGGATGTGCACGACAACATGACCAACGATGAAATCGCGATGCTGATTATGGCACCGGGTTTCTCCACTGCCGAAGTGATCACCGATGTGTCCGGCCGCGGCGTGGGTATGGATGTGGTGAAACGGAACATTCAGGACATGGGCGGCCGTATTCAGATTGGTTTCACCGAAGGGCGCGGCACCGTGACCCGCATCCTGCTGCCGCTGACTCTGGCTATCCTCGACGGTATGTCCGTCAAAGTGGCCGATGATGTCTTTATTGTGCCGCTCAGCGCCATTATCAGCACACTCCAGCCGCGTCAGGAAGACATTTACCGCCTTGCCGGTGAGGAAAAAATGCTGCTGGTGCGCGGCGAATATCTGCCGCTGGTGGAAATGCATCAGGTCTTCGGTATCGAAGAAGCGGAGCGTGATCTGGCGAAAAGTATCGCCCTGATTGTTCAGAACGCCGGTAACCGTTACGCCCTGCTGGTTGACAGACTGATCGGACAGCAGCAGGTGGTGGTGAAAAATGTTGAAAGTAATTACCGCAAAATTCCGGGGATCTCTGCCGCCACGATTATGGGTGACGGTTCTGTCGCACTGATTATTGATGTGGCGGAACTGCAGCGGATGAACAACGAAATTTTGTGCAAAAAGAAAATGAACACGTCACACGTCGTGATGCAATAA